Proteins from one Cicer arietinum cultivar CDC Frontier isolate Library 1 chromosome 3, Cicar.CDCFrontier_v2.0, whole genome shotgun sequence genomic window:
- the LOC140919711 gene encoding uncharacterized protein, with translation MASETIEQSSETQEGNKDTCRDILGKVFNVPEYSGRVRGKGFGVTPKSFFPQEKRQKPSNEEVLEKLRILSEQVALLVNTNKDKQLPVQLQPEIQMESETGSCNVGLKSIPEGVTTCVLYLSSPTQRKVGKGILHNTSGEVLHNIPIPAGHVKVSPTVAFEPTAPLPIPDNDGDMKFLSDAIGSYVAWPTHLVALQKKIPKDKSVTSPEKVCHIYCLRFFIFSDSIN, from the exons ATGGCCTCT gaaactattgaacaaagttctgaaactcaagagggcaacaaggatacgtgcagggacattcttgggaaagtgtttaatgtccctgagtattccggtcgagtgagggggaaaggatttggcgtaactcccaaaagcttttttcctcaagagaagcgccaaaaaccttccaacgaggaagtattagagaagctcagaatcctatcggagcaagtggcactcttggtgaatacgaataaagacaagcaacttccggttcagctccaacctgaaatacaaatggagagtgaaaccgggagttgcaacgtcggtttgaagagtattcccgag ggtgtcactacatgtgtcctatacttgtcctcgccgactcaacggaaggtgggaaaaggaatattgcacaatacttcgggagaagtattgcacaatattccgatccccgcgggccatgtcaaagtatcgcctacggttgctttcgaaccaactgcaccgttgcccataccggacaacgatggagatatgaagttcttaagcgacgctattggcagttacgtggcatggcccacacaccttgttgccctccaaaaaaagattcccaaggacaaatcagttacatctcccgaaaaggtttgtcacatttattgcctaaggtttttcattttttcagattcaataaactaa